In Eschrichtius robustus isolate mEscRob2 chromosome 2, mEscRob2.pri, whole genome shotgun sequence, a single window of DNA contains:
- the LOC137758518 gene encoding adenylyltransferase and sulfurtransferase MOCS3-like → MAAREEVLTLQAEVAQREEELSSLKQRLVAALLAEQESERSVPVSPLPPKAALSRAEILRYSRQLVLPELGVQGQLRLATASVLVVGCGALGRPLTQYLAAAGVGRLGLVDYDVVEASNLARQVLHGEALAGQGKVFSAAATLRRLSSAVECVPYAQALTPATALDLVCRCDVGADCSDNVPTRYLVNDACVLTGRPPLSASALRFEGQLTVHHCGGGPCYRCVFPQPPPVETATSCADGRVLGVVTGVLGCLQALEVLKIAAGLGPSYSGSLLLSDALGGHFRCIRLKRRRPDCAACREWPTVTDLQDYESFCGSSATDNCCPLQLLSPEERISVVDYKRLVDSRSPHLLLDVRPPVEVDLCRLPHALHIPLKHLEWRNAESLKLLGEAIREGKQGTQEGASLPIYVICKLGNDSQKAVKILQSWTDVDSLTVRDVVGGLMAWAAKINGTFLQY, encoded by the coding sequence ATGGCGGCCAGGGAGGAGGTGCTCACCTTGCAGGCTGAAGTTGCCCAGCGTGAGGAGGAGCTGAGTTCCCTGAAGCAGAGGCTGGTGGCGGCTCTTCTGGCCGAGCAGGAGTCAGAGCGGTCGGTTCCGGTGTCTCCCCTGCCGCCGAAGGCCGCCCTGTCCCGAGCTGAGATTCTGCGCTACAGCCGGCAGCTCGTGCTGCCTGAGCTGGGCGTGCAGGGACAGCTGCGCCTGGCGACCGCGTCCGTGCTGGTCGTGGGCTGCGGGGCGCTTGGCCGCCCACTGACGCAGTACCTGGCAGCGGCCGGCGTCGGCCGCCTGGGCCTTGTGGACTACGACGTAGTAGAAGCGAGCAACCTGGCCCGCCAGGTGCTGCACGGCGAGGCCCTGGCCGGCCAGGGCAAGGTCTTTTCGGCCGCCGCTACGCTGCGCCGTCTCAGTTCGGCGGTGGAGTGCGTGCCCTACGCCCAGGCGCTTACGCCAGCCACGGCGCTAGACCTGGTCTGCCGCTGTGACGTGGGGGCTGATTGCTCCGACAACGTGCCCACTCGCTACCTGGTTAACGACGCCTGTGTGCTAACCGGCCGGCCCCCCCTGTCCGCCAGCGCCCTGCGCTTCGAGGGCCAACTCACAGTCCACCACTGTGGCGGTGGGCCTTGCTATCGCTGCGTGTTTCCGCAACCACCGCCGGTGGAGACGGCGACCAGCTGCGCGGATGGCCGGGTGCTTGGTGTGGTTACCGGGGTCCTGGGCTGCCTGCAGGCGCTGGAAGTGTTGAAGATCGCTGCAGGTCTGGGCCCCTCTTACAGTGGCAGCCTCTTGCTCTCTGATGCCCTCGGAGGTCATTTCCGCTGTATTCGGCTGAAGAGGCGCAGGCCcgactgtgcagcttgcagggaGTGGCCCACTGTGACTGATCTGCAGGACTACGAAAGCTTCTGTGGCTCCTCGGCCACCGATAACTGCTGTCCCCTACAGTTGCTGAGCCCGGAGGAGCGAATTTCTGTCGTCGACTATAAGCGACTTGTGGATTCCAGGTCACCCCACCTGTTGCTGGACGTCAGGCCTCCAGTGGAGGTGGACCTGTGTCGGTTGCCTCACGCCCTACACATCCCTTTGAAACATTTGGAATGGAGGAATGCGGAGAGCCTGAAACTCTTGGGAGAAGCAATCCGGGAAGGGAAGCAGGGCACACAGGAAGGGGCATCTCTCCCCATTTATGTGATCTGCAAACTGGGCAATGACTCCCAGAAAGCCGTGAAGATCCTGCAGTCCTGGACAGACGTAGACTCTTTAACAGTTCGGGATGTTGTGGGAGGCCTCATGGCCTGGGCTGCCAAAATCAATGGAACGTTTCTGCAATACTGA